In the Arachis ipaensis cultivar K30076 chromosome B10, Araip1.1, whole genome shotgun sequence genome, one interval contains:
- the LOC107621466 gene encoding ABC transporter B family member 15, which translates to MDVDNNHNSVGAMASSRKKKKKKKNGSISSIFMHADTKDWFFMLFGLLGAIGDGLTTPLVLFITSKMMNNLGSFSNLDGGGAFTQNINKNAVALLYLACGSFVACFLEGYCWTRTGERQATRMRGRYLKAVLRQEVAYFDLHVTSTSEVITGVSNDSLVIQDCVSEKV; encoded by the exons aTGGATgtggataataatcataatagTGTTGGTGCCATGGCTAGTagtaggaagaagaagaagaagaagaagaatgggtcAATAAGTTCAATTTTCATGCATGCAGATACCAAAGACTGGTTTTTCATGCTCTTTGGTTTGTTGGGGGCAATTGGAGATGGATTAACCACACCTTTGGTCTTGTTCATCACTAGCAAGATGATGAACAACCTTGGAAGTTTTTCTAATCTTGATGGAGGTGGTGCTTTCACTCAGAACATAAACAAg AATGCAGTGGCTTTGTTATATTTGGCATGTGGGTCTTTTGTTGCTTGCTTCTTGG AGGGTTATTGTTGGACAAGAACAGGTGAAAGACAAGCTACAAGAATGAGAGGCAGATATTTAAAGGCAGTACTAAGACAAGAAGTGGCATACTTTGATTTGCATGTTACAAGCACTTCAGAGGTCATCACCGGTGTCTCCAATGATAGCCTTGTAATTCAAGATTGTGTTAGTGAAAAGGTAtga